Proteins encoded by one window of Chondromyces crocatus:
- a CDS encoding zinc-ribbon domain-containing protein, translated as MDVTCDRCRTEYEFDDALVSGRGTSVKCTNCGHLFKVRRADGALPERWQVRTADGREFEFKMLRELQAAIGRAEISREDVLSRGSGPSRRLGEIAELEPFFRGVGGMMSPTSGGGRGPSAPARVRTTTPSGLGGPVPTADEDTAVPFAQQDAGQRSGATLPPEPFVRSPSVPPVSGEPTSAEPLTPPVGRLPMMPPTPSPGATQPPAPARRKSPPGVIVSPEDAPPVPERHGPTDSPSASQRGQGEGGSASGGGGSSQTALDPQPMSGTAEEEGAALSPRQRPPREVRVQSAPLTPTPSEIRFSISEDAYGEPRFTSVVPSRRAGAARWMVGLIVAGLAVLAGVILVPKYLKPLAHTPERASDERATSLVAEANQALLEGDLEGARDKLLQASALAERDPKIAVDLARLETAGADLRWLRLRLVEGKSPDEALARDDLEVAVNKARNAVEHAEAVAAGDPAVQRARVDLVRLQGDLGRARLLVGTLTGGGAQADNALALAALDVAEAQPSWPVAIGRLRTAAVGDQGLGRARGLLIYALARSGDLAAARAEYERLVASGRRNPLAPALKAFLDRLDSSPALPATMGDAGVPDAAESGMQAPAGGPREGRASDGAAVDPSPSGRLLQRGAWNDEGRVPDDYVAPDQGAAVEVSDLPGVAPPAASAGAAANGSSPAEIDTSDLSGSNYE; from the coding sequence ATGGACGTCACCTGCGACCGCTGCCGCACCGAGTACGAGTTCGACGATGCGCTCGTTTCGGGGCGCGGCACCAGCGTCAAGTGCACCAACTGTGGTCATCTGTTCAAGGTGCGGCGCGCTGATGGGGCGCTGCCAGAGCGCTGGCAGGTCCGCACCGCAGATGGTCGTGAGTTCGAGTTCAAGATGCTGCGCGAGCTGCAGGCGGCCATCGGTCGGGCCGAGATTTCCCGGGAAGACGTGCTCTCGCGGGGGAGCGGACCGTCGCGGCGTCTGGGCGAGATCGCGGAGCTCGAGCCGTTCTTCCGCGGCGTCGGCGGGATGATGAGCCCGACCTCGGGCGGAGGGCGTGGTCCGTCGGCGCCCGCGCGCGTCCGGACGACGACCCCCTCGGGTCTCGGCGGCCCTGTGCCGACGGCCGACGAGGACACAGCGGTGCCCTTCGCGCAGCAGGACGCTGGTCAGAGGTCTGGCGCGACGTTGCCGCCGGAGCCTTTCGTGCGAAGCCCCTCCGTGCCGCCGGTATCGGGCGAGCCGACGAGCGCGGAGCCCCTGACGCCGCCGGTCGGGCGGCTTCCCATGATGCCTCCAACGCCGAGCCCTGGCGCCACGCAACCACCGGCGCCCGCGAGGCGGAAATCGCCTCCAGGGGTGATCGTCTCTCCAGAAGACGCGCCTCCTGTGCCTGAACGGCATGGTCCGACGGACTCCCCCAGCGCATCCCAGAGGGGGCAAGGAGAGGGAGGGAGCGCCAGCGGGGGAGGTGGGTCGTCCCAGACCGCGCTTGACCCGCAGCCGATGTCCGGCACGGCGGAAGAGGAGGGGGCAGCGCTTTCTCCGCGCCAGCGCCCGCCGCGGGAGGTGCGGGTACAGTCGGCGCCGCTCACGCCGACGCCTTCGGAGATCCGTTTCTCCATCAGCGAGGATGCCTACGGTGAGCCTCGTTTCACCTCCGTGGTCCCTTCGCGCCGTGCGGGGGCGGCGCGCTGGATGGTGGGTCTCATCGTGGCCGGGTTGGCCGTGCTCGCCGGTGTCATTCTCGTGCCGAAGTACCTGAAGCCCCTCGCGCATACACCCGAACGAGCGAGCGACGAGCGCGCGACCTCGCTGGTCGCGGAGGCCAACCAGGCCTTGCTGGAGGGTGACCTGGAGGGGGCGCGGGACAAGTTGCTGCAAGCGAGCGCGCTCGCCGAGCGTGATCCGAAGATCGCTGTCGACCTGGCCCGGCTCGAGACCGCTGGCGCGGATCTTCGGTGGCTCCGGTTGCGCCTCGTGGAGGGGAAGAGTCCGGACGAGGCGCTCGCTCGGGATGATCTCGAGGTCGCCGTGAACAAGGCTCGGAACGCCGTAGAGCATGCGGAAGCCGTCGCGGCAGGTGATCCGGCAGTCCAGCGTGCGCGCGTGGATCTGGTGCGCTTGCAAGGGGATCTGGGTCGAGCCCGGCTCCTCGTGGGGACGCTGACGGGGGGGGGCGCGCAGGCGGACAATGCGCTGGCCTTGGCCGCCCTCGATGTGGCCGAAGCGCAGCCGAGCTGGCCTGTCGCCATTGGCCGTCTTCGAACGGCTGCGGTGGGCGACCAGGGACTCGGTCGAGCGCGGGGGCTGCTGATCTACGCCCTGGCGCGCTCCGGCGACCTCGCAGCCGCCAGGGCGGAGTACGAGCGACTCGTGGCTTCGGGTCGGCGTAACCCGCTCGCCCCTGCGCTGAAGGCGTTCCTCGACCGGCTGGACTCGTCGCCGGCGCTCCCTGCGACGATGGGTGACGCGGGAGTTCCGGATGCGGCAGAGAGCGGTATGCAAGCTCCAGCAGGGGGGCCGCGAGAGGGGAGGGCGAGCGACGGCGCAGCGGTCGACCCTTCCCCATCGGGTCGTCTCCTGCAGCGTGGAGCATGGAATGACGAGGGGCGGGTCCCCGATGATTATGTGGCGCCCGATCAGGGCGCAGCCGTGGAAGTCTCCGATCTGCCCGGCGTCGCGCCGCCAGCGGCCTCTGCAGGGGCCGCAGCGAACGGTTCTTCACCGGCCGAGATAGACACCTCAGACCTGTCTGGATCCAACTATGAGTGA
- a CDS encoding AMP-dependent synthetase/ligase: protein MPSDTIPARLFVRAKERPEAPAYLVKEGGAWKMTTWRQYASEVKGAAKSLLALGLGASSTVSIIGFNRPEWVILDVAAMAIGGAPAGIYTTSSAEEVQFIVHHAESKVLLVENERQLEKVTKVWGELPLLEHVVVMRGSGTGSDPRVLSWDDFLSRGKDVTDEAFFERLDALEPDGLATLIYTSGTTGPPKGVMLSHRNLSWTADVAKRMTELTPWDCSLSYLPLSHIAEQVFTIHGPITAGSSVYFAESIEKMAENLREVQPTVFFGVPRVWEKLHTGVAGKLGEAKGLRRAIAEQAMQTGRALHEVLNRDEAPSSVVKLKHRLFERLVYAKVKQAVGFGRARVCVSGAAPIGKEVIDFFAGLDLPIREVYGQSEDTGPTSFNLPGRSRFGTVGPAIPGVEVRIAEDGEIQVKGPNVFLGYYKDPKATGETLVDGWLCSGDLGKFDQDGFLHITGRKKDIIITAGGKNITPQNIELSLKEHPLVAEAVVIGDRRRYLTALIVLNAEAAERFAAEQTLSGPLHENAQIRLEVQQRVDEVNAQLGQVETVKRFTIVSRAFGIDTGELTPTLKVKRRSVAENFAREIDAMYAE from the coding sequence ATGCCGAGCGATACGATTCCGGCGCGTCTGTTCGTCCGGGCCAAGGAACGTCCCGAAGCGCCTGCCTACCTGGTGAAGGAGGGCGGCGCCTGGAAGATGACGACATGGCGGCAGTACGCGAGCGAGGTGAAGGGCGCCGCCAAGTCGCTGCTCGCGCTGGGGCTGGGCGCCTCCTCCACGGTGAGCATCATCGGGTTCAACCGGCCCGAGTGGGTGATCCTCGATGTCGCGGCGATGGCCATCGGCGGCGCGCCGGCGGGGATCTACACCACCTCCTCGGCGGAAGAGGTGCAGTTCATCGTTCACCACGCAGAGTCGAAGGTGCTCCTCGTGGAGAACGAGCGGCAGCTCGAGAAGGTGACGAAGGTCTGGGGGGAGCTGCCGCTGCTCGAGCACGTCGTGGTCATGCGTGGCAGCGGGACGGGTAGCGATCCTCGCGTGCTGTCGTGGGACGACTTTCTGTCGCGCGGGAAGGATGTGACGGACGAGGCCTTCTTCGAGCGGCTCGACGCGCTCGAGCCAGACGGGCTCGCGACGCTGATCTACACCTCCGGGACGACGGGGCCGCCCAAGGGGGTCATGCTCAGCCACCGCAACCTCTCGTGGACGGCGGACGTGGCGAAGAGGATGACGGAGCTGACCCCCTGGGACTGCTCGCTGTCGTACCTGCCGCTGTCGCACATCGCCGAGCAGGTATTCACGATACACGGCCCGATCACGGCGGGGTCGTCGGTCTATTTCGCCGAGTCGATCGAGAAGATGGCCGAGAACCTGCGCGAGGTGCAGCCGACGGTGTTCTTCGGGGTGCCCAGGGTGTGGGAGAAGCTGCACACGGGGGTCGCCGGGAAGCTCGGCGAGGCCAAGGGGCTGAGGAGAGCGATCGCGGAGCAGGCGATGCAGACGGGGCGCGCGCTTCACGAGGTGCTGAACCGCGACGAGGCGCCGAGCTCGGTGGTGAAGCTGAAGCACCGCCTCTTCGAGCGGCTGGTGTATGCGAAGGTGAAGCAGGCGGTGGGCTTCGGGCGCGCACGCGTGTGCGTGAGCGGCGCGGCGCCGATCGGCAAGGAAGTCATCGATTTTTTTGCCGGTCTGGATCTGCCGATCCGCGAGGTCTACGGCCAGTCCGAGGACACGGGGCCGACGAGCTTCAACCTGCCGGGTCGCAGCCGCTTCGGGACGGTGGGGCCGGCGATTCCGGGGGTCGAGGTGCGGATAGCCGAGGACGGGGAGATCCAGGTGAAGGGGCCCAACGTCTTCCTCGGTTACTACAAGGACCCCAAGGCGACCGGCGAGACGCTCGTCGACGGCTGGCTCTGCTCCGGTGATCTCGGCAAGTTCGACCAGGATGGCTTCCTGCACATCACGGGGCGCAAGAAGGACATCATCATCACGGCCGGCGGCAAGAACATCACGCCGCAGAACATCGAGCTCTCGCTGAAGGAGCACCCGCTCGTCGCCGAGGCCGTCGTGATCGGTGATCGGCGCCGGTACCTGACCGCGCTCATCGTGCTGAACGCCGAGGCTGCCGAGCGCTTCGCCGCGGAGCAGACCCTCTCGGGTCCGCTGCACGAGAACGCGCAGATCCGGCTGGAAGTGCAGCAGCGTGTGGACGAGGTGAACGCTCAGCTGGGTCAGGTGGAGACCGTGAAGCGGTTCACCATCGTGAGCCGCGCGTTCGGAATCGATACGGGTGAGCTGACGCCGACGCTCAAGGTGAAGCGTCGCAGCGTGGCAGAGAACTTTGCACGCGAGATCGACGCCATGTACGCGGAGTGA
- a CDS encoding serine/threonine protein kinase, producing the protein MRSNEIHPGDLIAGKYRVRAILGRTHGLLLEAFHTEFDQQVIIKVLPGGWGDEKEIERFRREARTLAKLESEHVARIIDVGSQDDGSFYLVRQYLDGMDLGAFLRQRTQLTLEEAVLLVLQAAEAVAETHSHSIIIRELQPSHLFVTQRVGGAPLLKIVDFGTAKLMRDAAAPTAGGELTATAMFGLSPYTSPELVRKAKNVDQRTDVWSLGAMLYELVTGRPPFNGDMAVLMLQIAKEEPVPATQYRPDLPAEMDQILGWALAKDVDGRFRNVHALAHALTPFANTEGRLLIERIGQITHAAKKKKTVSIAPAPASSSGGYLPPPTPPPGRPRPEDSVTSVKSQQQQQAGIATQNLPAYNPAGSGSPSGFPPPSGSGSRSSRPGASSRSGATTPRNETVAALGGPSTVQPATLRTASAQPPPKSRKVIYGVLAAAAVIVPILVTIIVLRKPSGGAISADPDKPIEIPVATAAVPTTEPAAPAPTAEAVAPTPTSEPVASAEPVASAEPAASAASSAAPVASAAATAAPAGQGAVASYVPSTTTKSSGSSGSSASSKPSGRDTASSDSSSSSSSSSSSSSSSEKGTIVAVASGGSCSFTVNGASKGSGSSIRVSVSPGTYSVSCKPSGSAAKSKSVTVKSGQTAFAAFRLGS; encoded by the coding sequence ATGCGATCCAACGAGATCCATCCGGGCGATTTGATCGCGGGAAAGTACCGGGTACGCGCCATCCTCGGTCGTACTCACGGGCTCCTGCTCGAGGCCTTCCACACCGAGTTCGACCAGCAGGTGATCATCAAGGTCCTGCCGGGCGGCTGGGGCGACGAAAAGGAGATCGAGCGCTTCCGCCGAGAAGCGCGCACGCTGGCGAAGCTCGAGTCAGAGCATGTGGCGCGCATCATCGATGTCGGCAGCCAGGACGATGGCTCGTTCTACCTGGTCCGGCAGTACCTCGACGGCATGGACCTCGGGGCCTTCCTGCGTCAGCGCACGCAGCTCACCCTCGAAGAGGCGGTGCTGCTGGTGCTCCAGGCCGCAGAGGCCGTCGCCGAGACGCACAGCCACTCGATCATCATCCGAGAGCTCCAACCCTCGCATCTGTTCGTGACCCAGCGGGTGGGTGGCGCGCCGCTGCTCAAGATCGTCGACTTCGGCACAGCGAAGCTGATGCGTGATGCGGCAGCGCCCACGGCGGGTGGGGAGCTCACCGCGACGGCGATGTTCGGCCTCTCGCCGTACACCTCTCCGGAGCTGGTGCGCAAAGCCAAGAACGTGGATCAGCGAACGGACGTGTGGTCGCTCGGCGCGATGCTCTACGAGCTGGTCACGGGGCGTCCTCCTTTCAACGGCGACATGGCCGTACTGATGCTGCAGATCGCAAAAGAGGAGCCGGTCCCGGCCACGCAGTACCGGCCTGATCTGCCGGCAGAGATGGACCAGATCCTGGGCTGGGCGCTCGCCAAGGACGTCGATGGCCGTTTCCGCAACGTCCACGCCTTGGCGCACGCGCTGACACCCTTCGCCAACACGGAGGGGCGGCTGCTCATCGAGCGGATCGGCCAGATCACGCATGCGGCCAAGAAGAAGAAGACCGTGTCGATCGCGCCGGCCCCGGCGTCGAGCAGCGGTGGATACCTGCCGCCCCCGACGCCACCCCCCGGGAGGCCTCGGCCTGAAGACTCGGTGACGAGCGTCAAGTCGCAGCAGCAACAGCAGGCTGGCATCGCGACGCAGAACTTGCCGGCGTACAACCCGGCCGGATCTGGCTCCCCCTCCGGGTTCCCTCCGCCGAGTGGGAGTGGGTCGAGATCGTCACGGCCCGGGGCCTCGTCGCGCTCAGGAGCGACCACGCCTCGAAACGAGACGGTCGCGGCGCTGGGTGGACCGTCGACGGTGCAGCCGGCGACGCTGAGGACCGCTTCGGCGCAGCCTCCGCCGAAGAGTCGGAAGGTAATTTACGGGGTGCTCGCGGCCGCGGCCGTCATCGTGCCGATCCTGGTGACCATCATCGTGCTCAGGAAGCCGAGTGGTGGTGCGATCTCCGCCGATCCCGACAAGCCCATCGAGATCCCGGTGGCGACGGCGGCTGTGCCGACGACGGAGCCCGCGGCGCCAGCGCCGACGGCCGAGGCGGTGGCGCCGACGCCAACGAGCGAGCCGGTGGCCTCGGCTGAGCCGGTGGCCTCCGCCGAGCCAGCAGCGTCTGCGGCCAGCTCGGCCGCACCCGTCGCGAGCGCGGCTGCGACGGCGGCGCCAGCCGGCCAGGGGGCCGTGGCTTCTTACGTGCCTTCGACGACGACGAAGAGTTCCGGTTCCTCCGGCAGCAGCGCCAGCAGCAAGCCCAGTGGAAGGGACACCGCCTCATCAGACTCCAGCAGCAGCAGCAGCAGCAGCAGCAGCAGCAGCAGCAGCAGCGAGAAGGGGACCATCGTGGCCGTGGCCTCCGGAGGGAGCTGTTCTTTCACGGTCAACGGGGCGTCCAAGGGGTCCGGGAGCTCGATCCGTGTCTCCGTGTCACCAGGGACCTACTCGGTGAGCTGCAAGCCTTCCGGTAGTGCGGCAAAATCGAAGAGCGTCACCGTGAAGAGCGGGCAGACCGCGTTCGCTGCGTTCCGGCTGGGTAGCTGA
- a CDS encoding HAD family hydrolase, whose amino-acid sequence MTSIRAVSFDFGQTLAELDTAMLSRRLLERGVRVPVEQLEGAVPSAWEAYNTAIHRGESGHPWKTLMSRLLEVAGVEATAASSGGAGNLEAAGRAGDAEGGLGRSALVDWLWDEQPRRNLWRRPIAGMIELVEELQRAGIPVAVLSNSEGRLAELADELGWRARFVAIADSGKLGFEKPGREIFAWTAAALGVSLEHVAHVGDSLAADVEGALAAGMRAVWFGGESRRIAGLGERVAVASDAAGVRAALQGFGLSFP is encoded by the coding sequence GTGACCTCGATCAGGGCCGTCTCGTTCGATTTCGGTCAGACGCTCGCCGAGCTGGACACCGCGATGCTGTCGCGGCGCCTGCTGGAGCGCGGGGTTCGGGTGCCCGTCGAGCAGCTGGAGGGCGCCGTCCCTTCGGCGTGGGAGGCGTACAACACCGCGATCCATCGTGGTGAGAGCGGTCATCCGTGGAAGACGTTGATGTCGCGGTTGCTCGAGGTGGCGGGCGTCGAGGCCACAGCTGCGTCGTCCGGAGGCGCTGGGAACCTGGAGGCGGCTGGGCGTGCAGGCGATGCCGAAGGGGGCCTCGGGCGGAGCGCGCTGGTGGACTGGCTCTGGGACGAGCAGCCACGCCGAAACCTGTGGCGCCGTCCCATCGCCGGCATGATCGAACTCGTGGAGGAGCTGCAGCGAGCGGGCATTCCAGTGGCCGTGCTGTCGAACTCCGAAGGGCGGCTGGCCGAGCTCGCCGACGAGCTGGGATGGCGCGCACGTTTCGTAGCGATCGCCGATTCTGGCAAGCTCGGCTTCGAGAAGCCCGGGCGGGAGATCTTCGCCTGGACCGCGGCGGCCCTGGGGGTCTCGCTGGAGCATGTCGCGCATGTCGGAGACTCGCTGGCCGCGGATGTCGAAGGCGCGCTCGCGGCGGGCATGCGGGCGGTGTGGTTCGGAGGCGAGTCGCGGCGCATCGCCGGGCTCGGCGAGCGTGTCGCGGTGGCGTCGGACGCGGCAGGGGTCCGGGCGGCACTTCAGGGGTTCGGGTTGTCGTTCCCTTGA
- a CDS encoding YtxH domain-containing protein, with translation MIKTKYFLNTLTDIFPFQRKSSIDWIVPASIGLGLGVAAGIGLGVLVAPNRGDVTRQKLADGATKVKERALQAAQRVSEKAGVSNNHVAGALGRDAGGIS, from the coding sequence ATGATCAAGACGAAGTACTTTCTCAATACCCTGACGGACATTTTCCCCTTTCAGCGCAAGAGCTCCATCGACTGGATCGTGCCCGCCTCGATCGGCCTCGGCCTCGGCGTGGCCGCAGGGATCGGCCTCGGCGTGCTCGTTGCGCCCAACCGAGGAGACGTCACGCGTCAGAAACTCGCCGACGGCGCCACCAAGGTGAAAGAGCGTGCTCTGCAGGCAGCACAGCGTGTCTCGGAGAAAGCGGGCGTGAGCAACAATCATGTCGCGGGCGCCCTGGGTCGAGATGCTGGCGGCATCAGCTGA